In a single window of the Danio aesculapii chromosome 20, fDanAes4.1, whole genome shotgun sequence genome:
- the LOC130248043 gene encoding uncharacterized protein LOC130248043, producing METDIEKEKQHEIMDVHKGGDGELGFLVHEQDVTMSESCNETKKNTSAEPSNEANTLQKPVNVNKGRKKIKKSVATEKSDNISIIKLNTSRSKYKMTADSESLQTFEIRVPDTTDTSTCSQSKTTKSVSSEDKLAEAVDTETLNLLHTEAKHEYFGTVGVVEVHIEATDMVSETADIVQSKLTEKSIPSDALPVIRAECVTQIPAVIVDDDSPTLLSESHKSQLHTGPKDSKTEEFAYKDVKTQQRSSVGRGKPEEQEPERSLSEKDKVESSSSVIQEAVQPNTSEIRESDIEKEKLHKVNDAETSRQMDACAEDNKSGIKALKQDVTMSEKHTFAEPSNEANVHQKPPNVAKGKKRLN from the coding sequence ATGGAGACTGACATTGAAAAAGAGAagcaacatgaaatcatggatgTCCACAAAGGAGGAGACGGTGAATTAGGCTTTTTAGTACATGAGCAGGATGTCACAATGTCTGAGAGTTGTAATGAGACTAAGAAAAACACATCTGCAGAGCCCTCAAATGAAGCAAACACACTTCAGAAACCTGTGAATGTTAATAAAGGTAGGAAAAAGATCAAGAAATCAGTTGCTACAGAGAAATCAGACAATATCAGTATTATAAAGCTGAACACATCTAGATCTAAATATAAAATGACAGCTGATTCTGAAAGTCTTCAAACTTTTGAGATCAGAGTGCCGGACACTACAGACACTTCAACCTGTAGTCAGTCAAAGACCACAAAGTCAGTGAGTTCAGAAGACAAACTAGCAGAAGCTGTGGACACAGAGACTTTAAATCTTCTGCATACTGAAGCAAAGCATGAATATTTTGGGACCGTTGGAGTTGTTGAAGTTCATATTGAAGCCACAGATATGGTTTCAGAAACAGCAGATATTGTACAGTCAAAACTCACAGAGAAATCAATTCCATCAGATGCTTTACCAGTCATAAGAGCTGAATGTGTTACACAGATTCCTGCTGTCATTGTAGATGACGATTCACCAACATTATTATCAGAGAGTCATAAGTCACAGTTGCATACAGGTCCTAAAGACTCAAAAACAGAAGAATTTGCCTATAAAGATGTCAAAACTCAACAAAGGAGCTCTGTTGGCAGAGGGAAACCTGAAGAACAAGAGCCTGAAAGATCCCTTTCAGAGAAGGACAAAGTGGAATCAAGTAGCTCTGTAATACAGGAGGCTGTTCAGCCCAACACTTCTGAGATCAGGGAGTCTGACATTGAAAAAGAGAAGCTGCATAAAGTTAATGATGCTGAAACATCACGTCAAATGGATGCCTGTGCTGAAGACAATAAATCAGGGATTAAAGCACTAAAGCAGGATGTCACAATGTCTGAGAAACACACATTTGCAGAACCTTCAAATGAAGCAAACGTACATCAGAAACCTCCAAATGTTGCTAAAGGGAAGAAAAGATTAAATTAG